One Paenibacillus sp. FSL H7-0737 DNA segment encodes these proteins:
- the modA gene encoding molybdate ABC transporter substrate-binding protein translates to MFKKWSVRIFGVLAIFLVVNLSAGAGLEVEAAAKKTEIIVSAAASLQDSLDKMALLYEKKHPDIDLVFNYAASGTLQKQIEQGAPADLFFSAGDKQMNALVDAGLISDHKVLLKNQLVLVVPSNSKASLNTITQLTDKSFKKVAVGQPESVPAGQYAQQSLTAKKVWDTLQNKLVFAKDVRQVLSYVETGNVDAGFVYKTDALTSKKTKIALTVGPHVHKAINYPAGIVKDSKNQKEAKEFYNYLQSKEASDIFASYGFLLP, encoded by the coding sequence ATGTTTAAGAAATGGTCAGTCAGGATCTTTGGTGTATTAGCAATTTTTTTGGTTGTGAATTTATCTGCGGGCGCAGGGTTGGAGGTAGAGGCAGCCGCCAAGAAGACAGAGATTATAGTATCCGCTGCAGCCAGCTTGCAGGATAGCTTAGATAAAATGGCGCTTCTCTATGAGAAGAAGCATCCCGATATTGATTTGGTCTTTAATTATGCTGCATCTGGCACATTACAGAAGCAGATTGAGCAGGGTGCTCCGGCGGATCTGTTCTTCTCTGCAGGGGATAAACAGATGAATGCGTTAGTGGATGCTGGACTGATCTCTGACCATAAGGTTCTGCTTAAGAATCAGTTGGTTCTAGTCGTACCTTCGAATTCAAAAGCTTCATTAAATACAATCACTCAACTTACGGATAAATCCTTTAAGAAGGTAGCGGTAGGGCAGCCTGAATCTGTGCCCGCTGGCCAATATGCTCAGCAATCGTTAACTGCGAAGAAGGTATGGGATACGCTGCAAAACAAACTTGTATTTGCGAAGGATGTACGTCAGGTTCTGTCTTACGTCGAAACGGGGAATGTCGATGCAGGCTTTGTATATAAGACAGATGCATTGACTTCAAAAAAGACAAAGATCGCCCTTACTGTAGGCCCGCATGTTCACAAAGCTATTAATTATCCGGCGGGTATCGTGAAGGATTCAAAGAATCAAAAGGAAGCTAAAGAATTTTACAATTATCTTCAAAGCAAAGAGGCTAGTGATATTTTTGCAAGCTATGGCTTCTTGCTTCCTTAA
- the modB gene encoding molybdate ABC transporter permease subunit: MEINWTDFFAPVWLSVKISVITSIIVFILATAAAKAMAGRKFPGYSLVETVMLLPLVLPPTVVGFVLLVVLGRRSWIGRWYEQMTEHTILFTWGAAVIAAVVVAFPLVYRTVKAGFEGVEADLEDAARAQGASELQVLRYVTLPLAGRSLAAGYVLGFARGLGEFGATIMVAGNIPGRTQTVPTAIYVAVDGGNMTLAWMWVCSIIVMSAVMLMFVNRRT; encoded by the coding sequence ATGGAAATAAATTGGACTGATTTCTTCGCCCCGGTATGGCTTTCCGTTAAAATTTCAGTAATTACCAGCATCATTGTATTTATTCTTGCAACGGCCGCGGCTAAGGCTATGGCAGGTCGCAAGTTCCCTGGTTATAGCTTGGTTGAGACTGTAATGCTTCTTCCTCTCGTATTGCCGCCGACAGTTGTCGGATTTGTGCTGTTGGTCGTCTTAGGTCGTCGCAGCTGGATTGGCAGATGGTATGAACAAATGACGGAGCATACGATCCTTTTTACATGGGGGGCTGCGGTTATCGCTGCGGTTGTCGTAGCTTTTCCTCTCGTTTACCGTACGGTGAAGGCGGGCTTTGAAGGCGTGGAAGCGGATCTTGAGGATGCGGCGCGTGCGCAGGGAGCGAGCGAACTGCAGGTACTGCGTTATGTCACATTGCCCCTTGCAGGTCGGTCACTCGCTGCTGGGTATGTTCTAGGTTTTGCCCGCGGTTTAGGAGAATTTGGCGCAACGATCATGGTAGCTGGAAATATTCCTGGCCGCACGCAGACTGTACCTACAGCGATCTATGTCGCGGTGGATGGCGGCAACATGACCCTTGCTTGGATGTGGGTGTGCTCCATTATTGTTATGTCTGCTGTGATGTTGATGTTTGTGAACCGGCGTACTTAA